ATGGCACCGAACGTAAGGCTACAATTCTGTTCGATGTTGTCGGCGAAAAGACGTTATTGCTGAGTTTCGCCAAGCTACGAGTAGTCACGTAGGATAATATGTAGTATCTGCCTTGCTCGTGAGCAATCAAACCTTAGAATGATCGTTCACGAGCATATTTCATACAAAACCGTCCTCTCTTATCGTTCTTTTCAAAGTATTCTACTCCCATTGCCTACAATTCTCATGAATGCCCACGGTATTATTGTCGCAGCTTTTCTCTCCCTTACCGGTCACTCGTATGGACAGGCGAAGAAAGACTCGACAGTATTGACTAATCCCGCTGTTGAAAACCTCGGCAATCAGGTCAATTCTGAATATAATGAGATCAATCCAGTTATTTCGCCGGATGGGAAAACATTATATTTCGCCCGTATAAGCCACCCCAACAACACCCATGGCACTAAAGGCAGCCAGGATATCTGGTTTTCCGATCTGGATGCAGTCAGTGGCAAATGGGGACCAGCCCGACGCATGGGATTTCCCTTAAACAAAGACGAGTATAACTGCGCTTATAGCATCACGCCCGATGGCAATACTATGCTCATAAAGGGGCAATACAACAACGGTAACTACGAAACACGCGGCTTTTCGATCAGTAAGAAAACAGCTACTGGTTGGTCGCCCCCGCAAAAGATTGATATTCCGGGCTATGTCGGAATGAGCAAAGGGCAATTCGACTGCGGGTTTATGTCGGCCGATGGCAAAACGCTGATCATGGCTTTCAGCGAGAAAAAAAACAGCAAGGAAGATGATATTTATGTTTCCTTCCGCCAAAAAGATGGCTCTTGGACTAAACCAATGGATTTGGGCTCTGAGGTGAATACTAAATTTACCGAAACCACGCCCTTTCTGGCTCCTGACGGTGCTACGCTGTATTTTTCCAGCAACCGGGATGGCGGCCTGGGTAGCAACGATATTTATGTGACCAAGCGCGTCGATAAAACCTGGAAACACTGGACCAAGCCGGTCAACCTGGGACCAAAGGTGAATACCGATGGCTATGACGCGTATTATACGCTTTCAGCTTCAGGTGATTATGCGTATCTGACCACCTTTAAAAATACGGTTGGCAAAGGGGATATTGTCCGGGTTAAGCTTACTGATGACCGACCGACGAATCAACCCAGCCGTTTGGGTAGTGGATCAGAAGTAGCGGGCCAAACGGACGCCACCCGGCCCGATCCAGTTGCGTTGATCAGCGGCAAAGTAGTTGACCAGATTACCGGCAAGCCCATTGAAGCCCGCATCGTTTACCAGACACTACCTGATGGTGCCGAAGTTGGTGAGGCTACTTCTGATCCGCTAACGGGCGAATATAAAATTGTGCTTCCTTACGGCCAGAAATTTTCTGTTCGGGCCATTGCAAAAGATTTCATTTCCGAAAGTATAAATATTGATCTGACGCAAGCTAAAGGCTTTCAGGAAATTAAAAGCGATCCTGTTAAAATGGCCCCTATCAAAGAAGGCTCAGTTATTCGCCTGAACAACATCTTCTTCGATACAGGCAAATCGGAACTTCGTCCTGAATCGGGCCCTGAGCTTGATCGATTAGTGACTACGCTGAATGAGAATCCTAAAATGACGATTGAGGTTCGCGGCCATACCGATAACACGGGCTCGAATGAAATCAATAACAAACTCTCTCAAGACCGGGCTGATGCCGTTCGGGAGTATTTCATCAGCAAAGGTATTGAACCCGATCGGGTAGGTAGTAAAGGCTTTGGCGAAAGCAAACCGGTTGCCACAAACGATACCGAAGCAGGTCGTCAGCAAAACCGAAGGGTGGAGTTTGTCATTATCAAGAAATAAAGCGGTGATATACGTTGGCTATGAGCAGATAAAAATCTGAAAAATGCAACCATAAAAGCCTGTTTGAGTTAACATTGTATAACTACACGCAACTAGGTTTTCTAATCATTATGCAACTGAATGCAGGCTGTGAACTTTATTTTGACGCCGAAACGCCAACCCCTTTAATATTAATGCTGCGCCCACGCTCGGGAGCAGGGCAATGGATTATCCGGGAAGAGTATCAGATTACCCCAACGGTCAATGTCACGGAGTTTACCGATATGTATGGCAACCTTTGTCAGCGGGTTGTCGCGCCGGCAGGGCCATTCTCTATTCATTTTTCAGCTACCGTTCAAACCGCCGATCTGATCGATGTAGCACCAGGCGCACCGTACACGCCTGTCGAAGATTTACCCGACGACGTGCTCCATTATACCCTACCCAGTCGTTATTGCCAGTCAGACCAATTGGGCAATCTGGCCGCTGAAATTACCGCCAATGCCGAACCAGGCTACGACCAGGCCGAAGCTATCCGAAAGTGGATTCATGAACATATCAAATACGAGTATGGCACCAGCGATGCCAGCACATCGGCTGTAGATACCGCCAATAACCGAATCGGTGTTTGTCGGGATTTCACCCATTTGGGTATTTCTCTTTGCCGATCGCTAAATATTCCGGCCCGTATGGTCGTTGGCTATTTATACCAGCTTGATCCTATGGACTTACACGCCTGGTTTGAAGCCTACGTCGACGGGCGTTGGTTTACGTTTGATGCTACTCAGAACGAACCACGTGGTAATCGAATAACGGTAGCCTATGGGCGCGATGCAGCCGATGTAGCCTTCACGACGCAGTTTGGTCCAATGAAACTCAACGATATGAAGGTATGGGTTGATATGGCTCAGCCAGAAATCCACGAAACAGAAAAAAAAGTTGACGATGCTCCAACCTTTTCGGCATCTGTTGGGTCTAACCAACCAACGACCAATACACCATGAAACAACAATTGCTTTTCTGTGCTCTGATCGGTATACTGACGGCTTGTCAGCACGAGTCTGATATTCAGCCGAGTACCACTTCCCTTGCCAGCGAAGCAGTTGGAACCTATCACACTAATTTTTACCTCGACCCATCGTATGTGGCCCTTTCGCCCAATCAAATGCCATACGTTGAGTTAAAACAGGAGTCAGATAGCAATGTAACCCTGCTGCTCACCAAACCGTATCCTTCTTCCCAGACAAAGGCCATTTCGCATGTGCGGCTACAGCGCAAATCAGATGGAGTCGAGCTAAAAGTAGCCAATACCAGCATAGGTACCCTACAAACCGATCGCGTATTCACCAATAGTGGTATGGAAAAACAAGGGCAACTTCTGCGGCTGTCTGCTCAGGATGGCTCAATCAGTGAGTTTGTCGGTGTTAAGCAATAAGCGGGCTTTAGCAACGGCTCACGCTTTCATCGACGTTGGAGCACTTCGTCGAGTTTGGCTTTGTAGATCCGGCCAATGGGCAATTCTTCATTATTGACCCGGATATAACTGGCACTGATAGCCTGAATGTGGTCCAGCGATACAATAAACGATTTGTGGATTCTGGCGAAGCGATCGGGAGGGAGTTTTTCTTCCAGGTAACTGATACGTAAATAGGAGACTAATGGACCAGATACGGTATGAATCCTGACGTAGTCTTTCAGACTCTCAATCCATAGAATATCGTCCAGATCGATCTTTACCATTTCCTTATCGACCTTAAAATACTGGTAGTTCTTAGCAGGGCGAACAAATTCAGGCGCTTCAGTCTGCGCGGGTTTAGTGGGCATAAACCGATAGATCTTACCAACCGATTGCAGAAATCGTTCAAAGGCAATAGGCTTTACCAGAAAGTCTACCACATCGAACTCGTAACTATCCAATGCGTATTCCCGAAAAGCTGTAGTGAAAATCACTTTAGGCCGATAGCCTAACGGTCGTAACAGATCGAAACCGGTCAGGCGGGGCATTTGGATGTCGAGAAATAAGACATCGACGGTCGTTTGCTGAAGAAATGGAAGAGCACGCGTTGGGCTATTCGATACGCCCATCAGTTGAAAATCTGGCAACCGACCTATGTATTCTTTTAACAGGTCGGTTGCCAGCGGCTCATCATCCAGTACAAAACAACGAACAGCCATCAGATCGGACAGTAGTTTGAAACGAACTGACCCGAATGGACCATCCGTTGA
This window of the Spirosoma aerolatum genome carries:
- a CDS encoding transglutaminase domain-containing protein, with translation MQLNAGCELYFDAETPTPLILMLRPRSGAGQWIIREEYQITPTVNVTEFTDMYGNLCQRVVAPAGPFSIHFSATVQTADLIDVAPGAPYTPVEDLPDDVLHYTLPSRYCQSDQLGNLAAEITANAEPGYDQAEAIRKWIHEHIKYEYGTSDASTSAVDTANNRIGVCRDFTHLGISLCRSLNIPARMVVGYLYQLDPMDLHAWFEAYVDGRWFTFDATQNEPRGNRITVAYGRDAADVAFTTQFGPMKLNDMKVWVDMAQPEIHETEKKVDDAPTFSASVGSNQPTTNTP
- a CDS encoding OmpA family protein is translated as MNAHGIIVAAFLSLTGHSYGQAKKDSTVLTNPAVENLGNQVNSEYNEINPVISPDGKTLYFARISHPNNTHGTKGSQDIWFSDLDAVSGKWGPARRMGFPLNKDEYNCAYSITPDGNTMLIKGQYNNGNYETRGFSISKKTATGWSPPQKIDIPGYVGMSKGQFDCGFMSADGKTLIMAFSEKKNSKEDDIYVSFRQKDGSWTKPMDLGSEVNTKFTETTPFLAPDGATLYFSSNRDGGLGSNDIYVTKRVDKTWKHWTKPVNLGPKVNTDGYDAYYTLSASGDYAYLTTFKNTVGKGDIVRVKLTDDRPTNQPSRLGSGSEVAGQTDATRPDPVALISGKVVDQITGKPIEARIVYQTLPDGAEVGEATSDPLTGEYKIVLPYGQKFSVRAIAKDFISESINIDLTQAKGFQEIKSDPVKMAPIKEGSVIRLNNIFFDTGKSELRPESGPELDRLVTTLNENPKMTIEVRGHTDNTGSNEINNKLSQDRADAVREYFISKGIEPDRVGSKGFGESKPVATNDTEAGRQQNRRVEFVIIKK
- a CDS encoding LytR/AlgR family response regulator transcription factor; this translates as MAVRCFVLDDEPLATDLLKEYIGRLPDFQLMGVSNSPTRALPFLQQTTVDVLFLDIQMPRLTGFDLLRPLGYRPKVIFTTAFREYALDSYEFDVVDFLVKPIAFERFLQSVGKIYRFMPTKPAQTEAPEFVRPAKNYQYFKVDKEMVKIDLDDILWIESLKDYVRIHTVSGPLVSYLRISYLEEKLPPDRFARIHKSFIVSLDHIQAISASYIRVNNEELPIGRIYKAKLDEVLQRR